The following are encoded in a window of Streptomyces griseiscabiei genomic DNA:
- a CDS encoding lytic polysaccharide monooxygenase auxiliary activity family 9 protein — translation MPRRHQALLLVLLALVTTIPALGLVVTAGSGKAEAHGTPMKPGSRTFLCWQDGLTDTGEIKPINPACRSAQQVSGTTPFYNWFSVLRSDGAGRTRGFVPDGQLCSGGNTNFTGFNTPSADWPLTHLTSGATVDFSYNAWAAHPGWFYVYITKDGFDPTKTLTWNDMEAQPFLSVDHPPLNGSPGTVEANYSWRGQLPANKSGRHLVYMVWQRSDSQETFYSCSDVVFDGGNGEVTGIKEPGNPTEPVPGQCAATRRTTGSWTGGYQSEVVVTNTGDVPMLGWMVNWTLPAGQKVDSLWSGSATYTGQNVMVHNADWNGSLDPGETATFGYVVQGSGGDPATTLPCRVG, via the coding sequence ATGCCCCGGCGCCACCAGGCGCTCCTGCTCGTCCTGCTCGCCCTCGTGACCACGATCCCGGCGCTCGGCCTGGTCGTCACGGCCGGCAGCGGGAAGGCCGAGGCGCACGGCACCCCGATGAAGCCCGGCAGCCGTACCTTCCTGTGCTGGCAGGACGGGCTGACCGACACCGGGGAGATCAAACCGATCAACCCGGCCTGCCGTTCCGCGCAGCAGGTCAGCGGGACGACCCCGTTCTACAACTGGTTCTCGGTGCTCCGCTCGGACGGCGCCGGCCGTACCCGGGGCTTCGTGCCGGACGGTCAGCTGTGCAGCGGCGGCAACACCAACTTCACCGGGTTCAACACCCCCAGCGCCGACTGGCCGTTGACCCACCTCACCTCCGGCGCGACCGTCGACTTCTCGTACAACGCGTGGGCGGCGCACCCGGGTTGGTTCTACGTCTACATCACCAAGGACGGCTTCGACCCGACGAAGACGCTCACCTGGAACGACATGGAGGCCCAGCCGTTCCTGAGCGTCGACCACCCGCCGCTGAACGGCAGTCCGGGCACGGTCGAGGCCAACTACTCCTGGCGGGGCCAGCTGCCCGCCAACAAGTCGGGCCGCCACCTCGTCTACATGGTCTGGCAGCGCTCCGACAGCCAGGAGACCTTCTACTCCTGCTCCGACGTCGTCTTCGACGGCGGCAACGGCGAGGTGACCGGCATCAAGGAGCCCGGCAACCCCACCGAGCCGGTGCCGGGCCAGTGCGCCGCGACCCGTCGTACGACAGGGAGTTGGACCGGTGGCTATCAGTCCGAGGTCGTCGTCACCAACACCGGCGACGTGCCGATGCTCGGCTGGATGGTCAACTGGACGCTGCCCGCAGGACAGAAGGTCGACAGTCTCTGGAGCGGCAGCGCGACGTACACCGGGCAGAACGTGATGGTGCACAACGCGGACTGGAACGGCTCGCTGGATCCCGGCGAGACCGCGACGTTCGGGTACGTGGTGCAGGGGTCGGGAGGTGATCCCGCGACCACGCTGCCCTGCCGGGTGGGCTGA
- a CDS encoding VOC family protein — translation MALRPAHLIIKALDASAVGRFWAEALGWTAHSPGVTTYVGPGEELVWPDPVVIGIDVVPVAEPRAAVKNRTHLDLATTSAAHQAELVARLNELGATAADVGQGEVPWTVLADPEGNVFCVLEPREVYRDTGPVAAVVVDCTDPRAMARFWGEALGWVPREVTDEQAALRSAEGVGPYLEFLRTPGGKTVPDRVHLDLLPHPGDDRAAEVARLRALGATDLDVGQGEVPWTCLTDPEGHEFCVLALP, via the coding sequence ATGGCACTGCGACCCGCTCACCTGATCATCAAGGCTCTGGACGCCTCGGCGGTCGGCCGGTTCTGGGCGGAGGCGCTCGGCTGGACGGCCCACAGCCCCGGGGTGACCACGTATGTCGGGCCCGGCGAGGAACTGGTCTGGCCCGATCCGGTCGTCATCGGTATCGACGTCGTTCCGGTCGCGGAGCCCAGGGCGGCGGTGAAGAACCGGACGCATCTCGACCTCGCCACCACCTCGGCGGCCCATCAGGCGGAGCTGGTCGCGCGGTTGAATGAGCTCGGGGCGACAGCCGCTGACGTGGGCCAGGGGGAGGTGCCCTGGACGGTGCTCGCCGATCCGGAGGGCAACGTGTTCTGTGTGCTGGAGCCCCGGGAGGTCTACCGGGACACCGGGCCCGTCGCCGCGGTGGTGGTCGACTGCACCGATCCCCGTGCCATGGCCCGGTTCTGGGGCGAGGCGCTGGGCTGGGTCCCGCGCGAGGTCACCGACGAGCAGGCGGCGCTGCGCTCCGCCGAGGGGGTCGGCCCGTATCTGGAGTTCCTCCGTACGCCGGGCGGGAAGACCGTGCCGGACCGTGTCCATCTCGACCTGCTGCCCCACCCCGGTGACGACCGGGCGGCGGAGGTGGCCCGGTTGCGGGCCCTCGGCGCCACCGACCTCGATGTCGGTCAGGGCGAGGTGCCGTGGACGTGCCTGACCGACCCGGAGGGCCACGAGTTCTGCGTCCTCGCCCTGCCCTGA
- a CDS encoding PQQ-binding-like beta-propeller repeat protein, producing the protein MTTTGRTTTGMTTPSHVTRFRLDRVLGDRPFAEIGDPALTVEDEGRRLLAVAGASGMLAGLHGYGRITPVGVYGTDDLACRALLRARHPVHALAFHPRLPLLAVGTGHYDGGYFFEGELLLLDLESGTATSLIEHALGRQVLGLEWLDDQRLRVLMAPPDDWDDEDAWAEGHVAVVCRPDWRAVPPRSVTDEELAGPRVAAPRPDGQEHARRTLSALTADWDPRRNVRAAEELSDGRILTTLDGVGLESWSPGGSRQWTVPDDGPAGGRDLVVAADERSVWVGLKRPAWESRPQSVLRLALDDGTQLDHLTPSAPVSVLRGADGRPALAPAGLHGETSALRIRRGSRIYFRETVRAKGEEGPDPGEAWLYAADPAAAPAADRPREPAPEEIRKLFPYSWVPGETHYAGPGIETGEGDLIHAGTVYHGHGLRPGGSFVVRRSATTGEPAWVFRTDRRATALDADPETVYIAYDDGEIVALDPRDGTVRERRRPTVGAVSVLPTALTVTASGRLLIGTGDGRILVCSPG; encoded by the coding sequence ATGACCACCACCGGCAGGACCACTACCGGCATGACAACCCCCTCCCACGTGACCCGCTTCCGCCTCGACCGCGTCCTCGGCGACCGCCCGTTCGCCGAGATCGGCGACCCCGCCCTGACCGTCGAGGACGAGGGCCGTCGGCTGCTGGCGGTGGCGGGTGCGTCCGGAATGCTCGCGGGCCTGCACGGGTACGGCAGGATCACGCCGGTCGGTGTCTACGGCACCGACGACCTGGCGTGCCGCGCCCTTCTCCGCGCCCGCCACCCCGTCCACGCGCTGGCCTTCCACCCCCGCCTCCCGCTCCTCGCGGTGGGCACGGGGCACTATGACGGCGGCTACTTCTTCGAGGGCGAACTGCTCCTGCTGGACCTGGAGTCGGGCACGGCCACCTCCCTCATCGAGCACGCGCTGGGCCGTCAGGTCCTGGGCCTGGAGTGGCTCGACGACCAGCGGCTGCGCGTGCTGATGGCACCGCCCGACGACTGGGACGACGAGGACGCGTGGGCCGAGGGGCATGTCGCCGTGGTGTGCCGCCCCGACTGGAGGGCCGTACCGCCGAGATCGGTGACGGACGAGGAACTGGCCGGCCCACGGGTGGCGGCCCCGCGCCCCGACGGCCAGGAGCACGCCCGCCGCACCCTCTCGGCGCTCACCGCGGACTGGGATCCGCGCCGCAACGTCCGCGCGGCGGAGGAACTCTCCGACGGCAGGATCCTGACGACGCTCGACGGGGTCGGGCTGGAGTCGTGGTCGCCCGGGGGCAGCCGGCAGTGGACGGTCCCGGACGACGGCCCCGCCGGGGGGCGTGACCTCGTCGTGGCCGCCGACGAGCGGTCGGTCTGGGTCGGACTGAAGCGGCCCGCGTGGGAGAGCCGTCCGCAGTCCGTGCTCCGGCTCGCGCTCGACGACGGGACACAGCTCGACCACCTCACTCCCTCCGCCCCGGTGTCCGTGCTGCGCGGCGCCGACGGCCGGCCGGCCCTCGCGCCCGCCGGGCTCCACGGGGAGACGAGCGCCCTTCGCATCCGCCGCGGCAGCCGGATCTACTTCCGGGAGACCGTGCGGGCGAAGGGCGAGGAAGGGCCGGACCCGGGGGAAGCGTGGCTCTACGCCGCCGACCCGGCCGCGGCTCCGGCGGCCGACCGCCCGCGCGAGCCCGCCCCCGAGGAGATCAGGAAGCTGTTCCCGTACTCCTGGGTGCCGGGCGAGACGCACTACGCCGGCCCCGGCATCGAGACCGGCGAGGGCGATCTGATCCACGCCGGGACCGTGTACCACGGTCATGGGCTGCGGCCCGGCGGCTCGTTCGTCGTACGCCGCTCGGCGACCACGGGGGAGCCGGCCTGGGTGTTCCGGACGGACCGGAGGGCCACCGCCCTCGACGCCGATCCGGAGACCGTGTACATCGCCTACGACGACGGTGAGATCGTCGCGCTCGATCCGCGCGACGGCACGGTGCGCGAACGCCGTCGTCCGACGGTCGGGGCGGTGTCCGTCCTGCCGACCGCGCTGACCGTGACGGCCTCCGGCCGCCTGCTGATCGGCACCGGCGACGGGCGGATCCTGGTCTGCTCGCCCGGCTGA